CCTGCACCCAGCCGATGCCGTCCACGATGCCGCGAAGGATGTGGGGCGCGGCCGCCGCGGCGGTGTCGCGCAAGCGCTCTCGGGCGCGCTGCTCGGCCAGGGCATCGAGTGCGCGCAGGCCGCGGCGGATGTCGAGCAGTCGCTGCTAGCTGCTCTCTTTGAGCCGCTGCATGGCCTCGCGGCCCCCGTCTTGCGACCCCGAGTCTTCCAGCTGTGCGTCGATCCGCATCTGCAAGGCGGCGCACTCGGCTTCCGATTTGTTCAGCCGTCTGTGCTGCCGTTGTTCGGCCGGGGTCAGGAATTCGTGGCTCGTGAACAGCCCGCCGTTGGCCTGGAAGGCCACGTTCCAGAAGTCGCACATCGCCTCATCGAGGTGCTGGCGCCAGTCGGCGGGCAGATGCCCCGAGTCGCCGACGCGCCGGGCGAGCCGTTCAAGCCCGTCCACCAGCCGCCCGAGCTGGGCGATCGAGCGGTCGTCGAGGCCCTGGCGTTCGCCGGGCGCCAGATCGATCACGCTCAAGCGGTCGGGGACACCGGCGCCGTCGCCCTCCGTGAAGATCAGGTTGGTCCAGTTGTTGCTGCCGCAGCCGTCGGGGGCCAGATGGTCGTGCAGGCCCACCAGGGGCCCCACCACGAGCGTGCCGCCGATCGCGCGGCCGATCGCCGGGTTCGCCAGCAAGGCGGCGCGCTGGTCCCGCGGCGCGTCGCTGATGGACACGCCGCGGATGGCCTCCTGCCGCACGACCACGCCACCCACCTCGAGCGACGACTGGATCTTCTGCAGGGGGCCCAGGCGATCGGGTGAGGCCCTGGCGGTCTTCAGGCGTTGCACCTGTCGCGGGGAGGGTGCGTCGGACACGTGGTGGCCGAAGCCAAACGGCAGGGCCTGCGCGGCGGTGCTGGCCAGGTGGTCGAGCGCGCCATAGACCTGCAAGGTGGCTCTGGCTTGCGCCGGGTCTTCGACCTTGACGATCTCGTCGACGCGCACCGCTTGCCGTTTCGGCTCGGCCACCTGGAAGGCGGGCGGGCTCTTGGGGTCGCCGGCGTCACGGTGGATGCGCGGGATGCGGGGCGGGTCGTCGGGCGCCCGGCGCGCGCGCGGGGCTTGCAGCAAGGGGCCGGATTCGGAGGACCCGACGAGGCTGGACGCATCGGATGCATCGGACACATCGGACCCATCGGATGTGTCGGAGGCCGACCGCTCGGCCGCGCGCGCCGGTGGCTGGGCGCGCGCCTTGGCAAACGCTCTGCGTCTGCAGCAGCTGGGTGCTCACGATCAGGGCGCCGCCGGCGCCGTTCTTGGACAGGGTTGCGGTCTGCGCGGGTTTGGCGGCCAGATCGCCCCGGAGTTGCTCGCGCACCGCTTCGCGGTGCTGCTCGTAGGCCGTCACGGCGTCCACGCGGGACCATTCGAGGCAGAGCTCCTGTCGCAAGAGCTGCAGGTAGCGCCGGGTGTGTGATCGTTCCTCGAACGTTGGCACCACCGCGTCGATGCCCGCGATCTGGCGCTTGAGCTCGGCGTGGCAGGCCTGGCGCTCGGCGGCGCTTGCCGGCACCGGCTCCCGGCCGCGTGGGGTGGACAAAGCGCTGCTGGCCGCGCAGAACTGGCGGAAGACGCGCTTGACGGTGCGCGGATCGGGGTCGTTGCTGCCCAGGGTGCGCAACAACGCTTCGCGGTGGCGCTGGGCGCGTGCCTGGCGGTACGCGTGCAGCTCGGTGCGGTAACGCAAGCGGTCGGTCAGGGCCAGCAGCCTGCTGGGCCGGCTCGCCGGGGCCGGCACCAGCCCGCGCGCGGCCTGCAGGGGGTGCAAAGGCGGCCCGTGCGGCACGGGCGCTGCCCTGGCGCGGCGGGGGGCCGACGGATGGAGGCTGTTGGGTTTCATCGCGGAGCCGATCGGGAACCTGGGATCGTTCTGGGTTACTTGCTCGACACCCCGGTTCCGCGGCCCGCCGCCCTGCGGCCATGGCCTAGGCCCATCCCACGCCTGCGGTGGCGCGGCGAAGGCCGGCGCGGCATAGTGCGGGGTTCCCGTCCATTCCCTCAGGAGGCTCCCATGAAGAACAACCCCGTCGGCTGGTTCGAGATCTACGTGCAGGACATGCCGCGCGCCCGCGCCTTCTACGAGGCCGTGTTCCAGGGCGCGCTGAGCCCGCTGGCCAACCCCGAGGGCGATGCATCGGGCACCGAGATGTGGGCCTTTCCCTCGGGCATGGACACCTACGGCTCGCCCGGCGCGCTCGTGAAGATGCCCGGCTACCCCTCGGGCAGCGGCGGCACGCTGGTGTACTTCTCGTGCGCGGATTGCGCCCAGGAGGCCGGCCGCGCCGCTGCGCACGGTGGCAAGGTCTTCAAGGACAAGTTCTCCATCGGTCCGTACGGCTTCGTCGCACTGGTGACCGACACCGAAGGCAACCTGATCGGGCTGCATTCCATGGCCTGAGCGGCCTGCAGCCCCGGCGCGGCGTTCAGTCGAGCAGCGATCGCAGCACCGGCTGCTGGCTGCGGCGCAGCCGCGTGGTGCGCTGGAAGAACAGGCTGTTGGGAATGCGCAGGTGCGTCGGCTCCTGGCCGTCCACCGGGTCTTCGCGCAGCGTGGTGTAGATCAGGTTGATGTCCATCACCTCGCCGGCCAGGCCGGGTTTGTCGCCGCCTTCGAGCAACTCGATGTGGTCGTGCAGACCGAAGGGGCGCGAGGTGTAGATCAGCACCGCCGAGAAGATGTTGGACAGCACGCTCCAGGCCGCGAAGAAGGCCACGGCGCCCACGGCCACGAAGCCCGAGAACGCGGTCCAGATCACGGTGGCCGACACACCCACGCGGTCGAGGATCCACAGCAGCGCCGCGCCCACGAGCAGCAGTGTCACGAGGCGCTTGGTGCCCACGACCAGCTCGAGCGGCACCTGCTTGTCGGCGCTCACGCGCGAGATGAAGCGGTGCAGCAGCGAGCGCAGCAGCAGCATCAGCAGCACGATCAGCGCGATCTGCAGGCCGACGGTGATGAGTTCGATCCAGGGGAGGGCCCAGGCGGGCAGAACGGATTGCATGGGGAGGCGCATGGGGAAAGGCCGGCCGGGCCGGCGCGCGCAGGGCGCGGTCTGACAGACCCCGCATTGTGGCTTGGGCGGGACTACTGCCGGGGGTAGGCCTTTCGGATGCGGGTCGGTCCGGTGGCCTTGGCGGGGACCCAAGGCCCGTGTCATCACACATAAGTCACGACAGGTGGGTGCACCCGTCAACACTCCAACCCGTGAGGCTCTCCATGCCCATTCACCTTTATACGAACAAAAACCCGCACATCCCGACCCGCGATCTGCCTGGCGGCATGCCGGCCAAACTGGTCCGGGGCGCCAAGGACGTGCTGCAGCACGGCTTGCGCGTCGGCAAGGCCGTGGTTCTGCTGCCGCGCCACTTGAAACAGCAGATCTTCAATGGCGGTCCCAAGCGCTGGATCGATCCCAGCCGCAGACAGTTGCGCAAAGGGGTGCTGCAGCAGGCCAAGGCCGGAGAATTGAGGCGGCAGGCCTTGAAGGTCGAGAACGACCGTCTCGAAGCCGCGGCCAAGGCCGTCGGCCAGACCGAGAGCGCCCCGGCGGACCCCAAGTTCCAGGAGAAGGCCGAGCGCCTCAAGAAGTTGGGGCGCGATTTGAGCCAGCCCATGAGCGAGAGCAGCCCGAAGGACAGGGCTGAGAAGGCTCGCCTGGACCAGCGTCTGTTGAAGAAGGCCCGCAAGATCGAGGAGGCATACGCCATGCCTCGCGTGGCCGCCGAAGAAGCGCCCGATCAAGCAGCCCTGGAAGAGAACCACCGCAGAGTGAGCGTGGCGCTGGATGCCTACCAGGACGGCATCCAGGGGTTCGTCACTGACGAGAACCTCAAGGAGGCGGATTTTCACAAAGTCACCCGCCATGTGCTGAGGCTCATGGAAGCGCACGGCATGATCGAGTCAGCCCTGGTGCAGCAGTTCGACGCCCATTGCGCAGCGCGTGCGAGGGCCCCCGATGCGCAAGACCGCTTCAATCCAGCGCTGACCCGGGCGCTCGAAGAACATTCCCTCGTCCGCGCCAACGTCGGTCAGGCTTGGTATCGCGCTGGCTTGGTGCTTCCCGAGGTGGCGGATGCACCGAACACCGACACGTCTGGCAATCTGTTCACATCCGAGGCCATCAAGGCTTGGTACTCGACGCCAGCGAAGGCCGACAAAGCCTGAGCGGCCCTCACCCCCTCCCCAGCGCCTTCAGCACTTCCTCGGCCGTGGCCGGCGCGTCCATGGCCCCGGGCTGGCCGCCGGCGCGGGCCACCGCGTCGCGCAGCGCCTCGTACACGCTGATGGCCAGCATGAACGGCGGCTCGCCCACGGCCTTGCTGCCGTGCACGTTGTCTTCGCGGTTGGCCTCGGGCCACAGGTCCACGCGCCAGTGGGGCGGCAGGTCGCCCGCGGTGGGGATCTTGTAGGTGCTGGGCGCGTGGGTTTGCAGCTTGCCCTGGGCGTTCCACACCAGTTGCTCGGTGGTGAGCCAGCCCATGCCCTGGACGAAGCCGCCCTCGATCTGGCCGATGTCGAGCGCCGGGTTGATGCTGTGGCCCACGTCGTGCAGGATGTCCACTGCGAGCACGCGGCTCTCGCCGGTGAGCGTGTCGATCGCCACCTCGCTGCAGGCCGCGCCGTAGGCAAAGTAATAGAAGGGCCGGCCCTTCATCGTGGTCTTGTCGTAGTGGATCTTGGGCGTGCGGTAGAAGCCGTCGCTCCAGAGCTGGATGCGGTTGGCATAGGCCGCACCCACCACGTCCTCGAAGCGGCGCGTGGTCTTGGGGGTGTGGATCTCGCCGTGCGCGAAGCGCACCGCGCCCGCACCGCAGCCGTCGAGCCCGGCCACGAAGGCCGCGAGGTTGTCGCGCACGTGGCGCGCGGCGAACTGCGCAGCGCGGCCGTTGAGGTCGGTGCCACTGCTGGCCGCGGTGGCGCTCGCGTTGGGCACCTTGCTGGTGTCGGCCGCGGTGCAGAGCACACGCTCGCAGGGCACGCCGAGCTCGTCGGCCACGATCTGCGCCACCTTGGTGTTCAGGCCCTGGCCCATCTCGGTGCCGCCGTGGTTCACCATCACGCTGCCGTCGGTGTACACATGCACCAGCGCACCGGCCTGGTTGAACAGCGTGGCCGTGAAGCTGATGCCGAACTTCACCGGCGTGAGCGCCATGCCCTTCTTGATCACCGGGCTCTGGGCGTTGAAGGCGTCGATCGCGGCGCGGCGCTCGGCGTAGCGGCTGGTCTGCGCGAGCGTGGTCAACAGCGGCTCGAGGATGTTGTCTTCCACGCGCATGTCGTAGTGCGTGAGGTCGCGCTCGCCGATGCCGTAGAGGTTGCGCAGGCGCACCTGCAGCGGGTCCAGCCCCAGGTGGCGCGCGATGTCGCCCAGGATGCGCTCGATCGCGATCACGCCCTGCGGCCCGCCGAAGCCGCGGAAGGCGGTGTGGCTCTGGGTGTTCGTCTTGCAGCGGAACGAGTCGACCGCCACGTCTTCGAGGAAGTAGGCGTTGTCGCAGTGGAAGATGGCGCGGTCGGCCACCGGGCCCGAGAGGTCGGCGCTGAACCCGCAGTTGACCAGCATCTGCAGCTGCAGGCCGCAGAGTCGGCCGTCGTCGCCAAAGCCCACGCGGTACTGGTAGGCAAACGGGTGGCGCTTGCCGGTGATCATGAAATCGTCGTCGCGATCGAGCCGCAGCTTCACGGGCCGGCCCAGGTGGTTCGCGGCCACGGCCGCCCACACCGCGAGGTGGCCGGCCTGCGTTTCCTTGCCGCCGAAGCCGCCGCCCATGCGCCGGCATTCCACGGTCACCGCGTGGTTGGCGATGCCCAGCGCGTGCGACACCCAGTGCTGCACCTCGCCCGGGTGCTGGGTGCTGCTGTAGACCCACCACTGGTTCTGCTCGAGCGGCAGCACGTAGGCCACCTGGCCTTCGAGGTAGAAGTGTTCCTGGCCGCCGACCTCGAAGCCGCCTTCGAGCACGTGCTTCGCGCGCCGCAGCGCGGCCTGCGCATCGCCGCGCGCCACGTGCACCGGCGGCAGCACGTAGCTGCGCTGCTCGTGCGCCTCGTGCACCGTGAGCACGGGCGGCAGCGCCTCGATCCGGGGCGTGACGAGCCGGGCGGCGCGGCGCGCGGTCATCACGTCGTCGGCCACGATGAGGCCGATCACCTGGCCCATGAACTGCACCGTGTCGCGCGCGAACACCGGCTCGTCGTGCGCGAAGGCGGCCAGCACCGGGTCGCCGGGGATCTGCCCGGCGCCCACGAAGCCGCGCACGCCGGGCAGGGCCAGCGCGGCGCTGGTGTCCACGCCGAGCAGGCGGCCGTGCGCCACGGGCGAGCACACCGGCGCGGCGTGCAGGGTGCCGCGCACCTCGGGGATGTCGTCGATGTAGGGAGCGGCGCCGGCCACCTGGGCGCGCGCGCTCTCGTGGGCGCGCGACACGCCCGCGGCCGGGGTTTTCAGGGGCAGGGCTTCGGGGGCATTCATGCCAGGGCCTCCAGGTCGGGCGCGTCGAGCCGCAGCGCCGCCAGGCCCTGCTGGTCGTGCCAGAGCCGGCGCAGCAGGTTGCCCAGCACCGCGCGGCGGTAGTCGGCGCTCGCGCGCATGTCGCTGATGGGCTGGAACTCGGCGCGCAGCACGGCGGCCGCGGCCATCACGGTGTCGGCGTTCCAGGGCTGGCCGCGCAGCGCGGCCTCGGTCTGGCGCGCACGCACCGGCGTGGCGGCCACGCCGCCGGCGCCGATGGACGCTTCGCGCACCACGCCGCCGTCGATGTGCAGGCGCACGGCCAGGCAGACGGCGGAGATGTCGTCTTCGAAGCGCTTGCTGATTTTTTCGGCGCGCAGGAATTCGCCGGCCGTGGGGCGCGGCACCTTCACCCAGCACAGCAGCTCGTCGGGGCGCATCACGTTCTGGCGGTAGCCGCTGTACAGGTCTTCGAGTTGCAGCTCGCGGTGCGCGATGGCGCGGCGCTTCGCATCCCAGCGCATCAGCACCACGCTCGCGCCCAGCGCGATCAGCAGCGGCATGGAGTCGCCGATGGGCGAGCCGTTGGCCACGTTGCCACCCAGCGTGCCCGCGTTGCGCACCGGCAGGCCCGCGAAGCGGTGTGCGAAGGTGCCGAGCTGCGGACGCTCGGCCACCAGCGCGGCGTATGCGTCGGTGAGCGACACGCCGGCGCCGATGGCGATGTGGTGCGGGTAGGTCTCCACGCGGCGCAGCTCGGCCGCGCCGGTCACGTCGA
This is a stretch of genomic DNA from Hydrogenophaga crocea. It encodes these proteins:
- the xdhA gene encoding xanthine dehydrogenase small subunit, translated to MSHPACQPLSFWRRGQPVTLPAVPTDRTLLQVLREDLHCTGTKEGCGEGDCGACTVVLGEAVEGRLRLKAVNACIKTAHSVQGQAVFTVEDLAGDGGALHPVQEALVQCHASQCGFCTPGFVMSLYALYENTGGGQGVDRATAQAALSGNLCRCTGYRPILDAAERMGALPCPPELRLDEAAVLRGLRTLGPAPEGGYQRPATLEALLRARAARPQAQVIAGTTDVGLWITKQHKTYTELLDVTGAAELRRVETYPHHIAIGAGVSLTDAYAALVAERPQLGTFAHRFAGLPVRNAGTLGGNVANGSPIGDSMPLLIALGASVVLMRWDAKRRAIAHRELQLEDLYSGYRQNVMRPDELLCWVKVPRPTAGEFLRAEKISKRFEDDISAVCLAVRLHIDGGVVREASIGAGGVAATPVRARQTEAALRGQPWNADTVMAAAAVLRAEFQPISDMRASADYRRAVLGNLLRRLWHDQQGLAALRLDAPDLEALA
- a CDS encoding VOC family protein, whose product is MKNNPVGWFEIYVQDMPRARAFYEAVFQGALSPLANPEGDASGTEMWAFPSGMDTYGSPGALVKMPGYPSGSGGTLVYFSCADCAQEAGRAAAHGGKVFKDKFSIGPYGFVALVTDTEGNLIGLHSMA
- the xdhB gene encoding xanthine dehydrogenase molybdopterin binding subunit, which produces MNAPEALPLKTPAAGVSRAHESARAQVAGAAPYIDDIPEVRGTLHAAPVCSPVAHGRLLGVDTSAALALPGVRGFVGAGQIPGDPVLAAFAHDEPVFARDTVQFMGQVIGLIVADDVMTARRAARLVTPRIEALPPVLTVHEAHEQRSYVLPPVHVARGDAQAALRRAKHVLEGGFEVGGQEHFYLEGQVAYVLPLEQNQWWVYSSTQHPGEVQHWVSHALGIANHAVTVECRRMGGGFGGKETQAGHLAVWAAVAANHLGRPVKLRLDRDDDFMITGKRHPFAYQYRVGFGDDGRLCGLQLQMLVNCGFSADLSGPVADRAIFHCDNAYFLEDVAVDSFRCKTNTQSHTAFRGFGGPQGVIAIERILGDIARHLGLDPLQVRLRNLYGIGERDLTHYDMRVEDNILEPLLTTLAQTSRYAERRAAIDAFNAQSPVIKKGMALTPVKFGISFTATLFNQAGALVHVYTDGSVMVNHGGTEMGQGLNTKVAQIVADELGVPCERVLCTAADTSKVPNASATAASSGTDLNGRAAQFAARHVRDNLAAFVAGLDGCGAGAVRFAHGEIHTPKTTRRFEDVVGAAYANRIQLWSDGFYRTPKIHYDKTTMKGRPFYYFAYGAACSEVAIDTLTGESRVLAVDILHDVGHSINPALDIGQIEGGFVQGMGWLTTEQLVWNAQGKLQTHAPSTYKIPTAGDLPPHWRVDLWPEANREDNVHGSKAVGEPPFMLAISVYEALRDAVARAGGQPGAMDAPATAEEVLKALGRG
- a CDS encoding mechanosensitive ion channel domain-containing protein, which codes for MQSVLPAWALPWIELITVGLQIALIVLLMLLLRSLLHRFISRVSADKQVPLELVVGTKRLVTLLLVGAALLWILDRVGVSATVIWTAFSGFVAVGAVAFFAAWSVLSNIFSAVLIYTSRPFGLHDHIELLEGGDKPGLAGEVMDINLIYTTLREDPVDGQEPTHLRIPNSLFFQRTTRLRRSQQPVLRSLLD